GGACGCGGGCTTGCTGGCTGCGCCCCATACCAGCGCCGGGCGCATGCCGACCGAGATCGGCCTGCGCCTGTTCGTCGACGGGATCATGCAGGTGGCCGAACCTTCGGCTGCCGAGCGCGCGCAGATCGAGCGGGGCCTTGAACGGGGCCGTGAACGCAGCCTTGCGGCAGGGGGCACGATCGAGGCCGCGCTGGCGGCGGCGACTTCGGCCCTTTCCGAGCTTTCCGCCGGGGCCGGGGTGATCATGGTGCCCCGGCGCGAGCCGCGGCTCGTCCAGCTTTCGTTCGTGCCGCTCTCGCCGGTGCGCGCGCTGGCGGTGCTGGTGGCCGAGGATGGCGGGGTCGAGAACCGGGTGATCGACTTGCCCGCGCCGCTCGCGCCTTTCATGCTCGAACAGGCGTCGAACTATCTGACCGCGCGGCTGGCCGGGCGCACGCTGGGCGAGGCTTTGGCCGTGATCCGCGCCGAGATCGACGGCGGGCGCAGCGCGCTCGACGCGGCGAGCGCCGATCTGGTCCAGCGGGGGCTTGCGATCTGGAGCATGGACGGGGCACAGCGCCCGGTGCTGGTCGTGCGCGGGCAGGCCAACCTGCTCGACGAGGCGGCGCTGGGCGACCTCGAACGCGTGCGCCAGCTCCTCGACGAACTGGAAAATGCCGAGGCGATCGCGGGCGTTCTGGACGCCGCGCGCGAGGCAGAAGCCA
The genomic region above belongs to Novosphingobium sp. IK01 and contains:
- the hrcA gene encoding heat-inducible transcriptional repressor HrcA, whose product is MKGPTLTELSNRARDIFRLVVEGYIASGQPVGSKTLAGAGGVNLSPASIRSVLQELQDAGLLAAPHTSAGRMPTEIGLRLFVDGIMQVAEPSAAERAQIERGLERGRERSLAAGGTIEAALAAATSALSELSAGAGVIMVPRREPRLVQLSFVPLSPVRALAVLVAEDGGVENRVIDLPAPLAPFMLEQASNYLTARLAGRTLGEALAVIRAEIDGGRSALDAASADLVQRGLAIWSMDGAQRPVLVVRGQANLLDEAALGDLERVRQLLDELENAEAIAGVLDAAREAEATRIFIGSENRLFSLSGSSVIASPWRDGEGRVVGVVGVIGPTRLNYARVVPMVDFTAQSLGKLIGQDGFSRK